The following is a genomic window from Apodemus sylvaticus chromosome 10, mApoSyl1.1, whole genome shotgun sequence.
GAGGAAGGGTGTGCTCTGGCTCACAGCCCCAGGAGGATACAGACCATCAAGGTGGGAAAGACATGGCAGCAGACAGAGAAAGGATGGCAATGTGCAGAAATCCGTACTCAGGGAGCAAAGCAGTGACCAGGAACTGTGGCCAAGCTACACAACCCCAAAGCTCATTGCTGTAGGACTAATTCTTTGGGGTTTTCTACACTATTTTGCTCCCAAGTATTTGTTGGTGTCTCTATGCTGTGCTCAAGTCAGGTATAGCTCTGTGCATTTTTAATAAAGGCTGCAAGTCTAAGCTGGGCATGTTCTGAGCTATTCTGACCTGACAAGGCTGCTAATGCCCAGACAAATGTCATTGACCTGGTCATGCCCTGGCTCCCTCGGGTCCATGTGTGTCCTCATGGCTGCTCTCTCATCATTACCTCATGGCAAATTAACTTGTTCTTGCAAGATGGTCTCTCCATACCTCTTCTCTCCTAGTCCTTTTCTAGTCTGCCTCTGTCCTTGGTACCCTACAACCTGGGATTGGAAGTCCTGTCATATTATATTCTGCCCAGCTAATTTTCTGATCTAAACCTTATTAACCAATCATCGTTggtcaaaacattttttttatataacataGAGACTGGAGATCATTGACCATGCCATCTTCTGGCTGCAGCCAGATGTctgggcacagaaatcagcatctgaatacacattGCACAAAACCATCCCCCAACATACTTCCAGTGACCCACTTGTTCCAGTGACACTCTTCCTCATGAAGATTGCACAATCTTTTGAAACTGCACCTTCATCTGCGGACCAGGTACTTAAACCTGTGATACTTTGGGGAATATTCCTCATTCAAACCTTTACATTACATGTCTGGTTCTTATAGGCCACTTCTTGATGCAAAGGGTATTTTGTTCAATatcaaagtccccatagtctttaACAGTCTTTAAACTGTTGAAAAGTTCAAAGTCCAGACTCTCATGAAACCCAAGGCATggtttcctatttaaaaaaaattaaaaagctattTGATATCTCCAATATATCTAGAACTGCCCTACCCCTCTTTGCTTTATCTTGTGTTCCATACCTCTACGTGCAATTGTAGATCTTCACTCCATTTCCTGGGCCACAGCTCTGTCTGCATCGCAGGATGCCTGCTGTTAACCAAGACAACCAAGTGAAATACCCAAAACCCAACCCCCTGGTCACTGGGTCCCCCAGAAATTCCAAAATTCATGAGGTCTGCCCTGTTCCCTCTACAATTCAATGTCATTCCATAACTTCACGTGCAATCCCAGAGGTCCTCTGCCTTCAGGGAACACCAGCTTTAATTGCAGAGGCCTGCTGTCAACAGGAACTACAAAGCCTgccaacaccagagacaaccaaaTGGTTAAAGTCCAATGTAAGAACAGAATCAAACAAGCTTCTCAGGGACTCCCAAGCCAGCCTCGGTGTGAGTGCAGGGGGACTTAAGCAACCTCAGGAGTTGAGGTAGagaaggaggatgagaaggaggatgACCGCAGCCCCTGATTCCTGCTTCAAGTCACCATTGCCGTGAGGCAGGCACCGTTCACTTGCTTGGACCACATGAGGCCAGTGATGGGTCTGGCCTTCAGTGACATCATGTCTTACAGCTACTTTCTGATCAGTGCTTTCAAAGATGGCAAACCTACGCTCTGACAGGGAGATGCAGGAGTCTGGATGGGAACATTTGGGGGTCATAAAGGTGCTGTTTGGGTTGCAACCTTGAATGAAGATGCCACCAAAACTGCTACAGCAGCTGCAGACTTCACAGCCAACGTGTGGGATGCTGTCTCAGGAGATGAATTGATGCCACTGGCTGATAAACACATTGTCAAGACTGTGGATTTAACACAGGATAGCAATTACCTGCTAACTGGGGGACAAAAGAAACTGCTGCACATACATGACTTAAACAAACCTGAAGTAGAACCTAAGGAAATCAGTGGTCACACTTCTGGTATTCAAAAGACTCTgtgatgtaaaaagaaaaaaataaaaatctcttcaCCTGTTGATAAAACTGTTCAGCTGTGGGATCATGCCACAATGACAGAAGTGAATCTCTACATTTTCTTATGTCTGTTAGGAGCATGGACTATATTCCTGAGGGAGAGATCTTGGTCATTACTTATGGATGATCTATGGCTTTTCATAGTACAGTAAGTCTGGAGCCAATTAAACCCTTTAAAGCCCCTGAGACCATCATCTCTGCACCTCTTCATTCAGAGAAGAAATTTCTAGTTGCAGGTGGAGAAGACTTTAAACTGTATATGTATGCTTATAATAGTGGAGAAAATTAGAATCCTACAAAGGTCAGTTTGGTCGCATTCACTGTGTGAGATTCTGTCCTGATGGTGAACTCTATGCCAGTGGTTCTGAAGATGGGACATTGAGATTGTGGCAAACTGTGATAGGAAAGACCTATGGCATGTGGAAATAGGTGTTTCATGAGGAAGACAGCAGGGAACTGTTAAAGGCAAAGGTCAATTTTCCAGAAACAgcagaagagatggaggaaattGCTTCAGAGGATTCCTTTTCCATCTGTTCCTCATCTCCTGTTGTTAAGGCCTGAGGATCAACCGTGTGCTGCAGATACCATATTGTTCATGGACTCAACAAGCAGAGACAAGCATTAGCTTTTAGAGTTACTATCTGCCTATAGCAAAGAGGGCAGAAAATATTGGGGCATATGGATTAGCTCCAGTGAACAAACAACTACCCAGTGTTACTCATGAGACAAAATAGCTGAGTGTATGAGGTGCAGGCAGGAGAATTATGTTCATGCAGTACTGTAGCCTGCTGTCTGGGATGAAAAGCCAACTGACAATTTCCATTTTACCCCTAAATTTCTTGTAGATGCTCATGTtatgaagaacaaaaatatattgtttttctgACTTTTCCCTTAAATAAGAAtgcctttttctctttgcttagttatgaagaagaggaaatacatgataaAGTAACTGGCTTGATCTCTCTCATTGTACACTGACTGCTTCTGAGCatctaacattttttaaatcaccTAAATAAAATGCCTCTATGAAGatgatagaagcctttaaagaggaaacaaataaatcttgtaaagaaatacatgaaaattcaATCAAACAGATAGATACCTTCAAAGtggaaatgaatatatataaagaaaaatcagaaaaatgcaaGCAAACTGGTGAAGGAAATGACCAAAACTGTTCCAcacttgaaaatggaaatagaagtaataaggaaaacaaaaactgagggaatcctggaggtagaaaacctgggaaagagagcaggaaatacagatgaaagcatcaccagcagaatacaagagatgaaagagaatttcagttGTAAatgatatgatagaagaaatcaataaatctctcaaagaaaatgccaaatctgAACTTTTCTAATACAAAGTACCCAtgaaatttgggacactatgaaaagaccgaGCCTAAAAgcaataggaatagaagaaggagaagattcccagctcaaaggcccacaattatcttcaacaaaatcatagaaaatttcCCTAAGCTAAAAAAAAGAGATGGGTTTAAATGTACAAGGttacagaacaacaaataaatTGGATCAGAATAGAAAATCCTCTCACcctataataatcaaaacactaaatatgcaaaacaaagaaataatattaagagctgcaagggaaaaaggccaaaaaaatatatgaaggcaatctatcagaattacaccagatttgtcaacagagactctaaaggctagaaggtcctgagtAGATGTCTTGTAGACCCTATGAGACcacagatattagcccagactactatatccaacagaattttcaatcaccatagattgagaaaataagatatgacaaaactaaatttaaacaatctctttccactaatctagccctacagaggatactagatgGAAAACTCCCACCAAAAAGGTAACTCCACCCAAGCAACACAAGAGACATAATttcacaacagcaaaaacaaaagaagagaatctgtctttctctgtctcttagactctttctctttcaccctctctctttctgaaacacacacacacacacacacacacacacacacacacacacacacacacacaaatatatacctTCTtacaccctcttcctcagctgtGTCAGTTCTGACCCCAGTTCTGACCTACCTCCTAGGTAGCTGCTGTTAAGGAACAAGGACTCATTTCAGCCTTTCGTGTTTCATGTGAAATTGTATCTTTACATGCTGGAGCCTTTGATGGGCTGGAATTTGCTATCAAGGTACATTTTCCATTGCTACTATACTTGCCATGCACCAGGTTTAATGGCACTAACCTCTTCAACAACTACAGCTGCTTGCCTGTGTGTACTCTTGTGTAAACGTTAAGCTTGTTCCCACACCAAATTCTGCCAAGACAATAAGTCCATTATCCTTACATCTGATATCACTCAAGTTCTCAGAACATAGGAATAATGAAGCCAGATTCTTGGGAAAAATATCATGTGAATGGCTGTGGTGAATCTACttcctggtagagttttttttctcctctgaaatggCATAAGCTAGGAGTCCACTGCCTACATTTCTACAAAGGCCTTGTCTCTGAGCTTCCACAATATGCTGCACTAAGTTCTGCTTGTAGCACACTGAGGCTTttgtattctaatttttttttgttttggtttttagagacggagtttctctgtgtagccctgactgtcctggagctcactctgtacaccaggctagcctcgaactcagaaggcTTTTGTATTCTAAAAGAACTAAATTCTCCATTCCAGGCAGTAGACACTACTAGAGTTCCCAAAACTGCATAGTCAGGCTTTCTCCATCAATGGTTCTTCCATttggtaccaatttctgtattagtttcttttcctggtactgtgacaaaataccctaATGAAAGCACCTTGAGGGAGAAAGGTTCTTGGTTTACAGTCCCAGAGGAATAGGGCCATGAGGATTGGGAAGACATGAAAACCAGGAGGGACTGCACGGTGGTTCAGACAAGAGGCTGGCTTGTCACATTGCAGGTGCACTCAGCAAgcacaggacaggaagcagggctAAGCTCCACCACCTCAAGGCCCACCCTACTGACTTCACTGAGGCTCCATATCATAAAGGTTCCAAATCTCCCCAAACACCATTGTCACTGAGGACCAAGGATTCAAATGTAGGAGCTGTAGGGACAGATCACCCTTGAATCACAGCAATGGGGGACACATGAGGTCAGAGTATTGAGGATACTTAGCAACCTCCATCTCAGTTTAAAGTGAGTTTATGGATTATATTAAcgacaaaaaataaaacagcaaaagcaAGCCATTCATGGAGGATGCaattccttttattttactttaattttatctGCATTAATGTGAGGGTGTCACATACCCTGGAAATAAAGTTTCAGGGAGTTGTGAGCTGCGATttggtgctagaaattgaacatAGAACCTTTACAAGGACACATAGTacccttaacccctgagccatctctcaagtgaCAGTCCTGGTACtttgtcacagaaatagaaaactaagACAATTTGAGAGAGGTATCCTGTACCTGACACTTTTTTTAAACAACCCATGTCTTTTGAGagctcctcctttttctcctctgtaGGGTATCTCTGGATAAATTCCCtttcattttaagatttttctatatttttaagtgaaattcTGTAATATTACTTTTGCTCttcactttcttccctcaaacTCAATCCAAATTCATCAGTTTCAGTTTGATAGCTTCCTTTCATTGATAATTAtaaccacacacatgtatgtatccATATGTAGTATGTaacgtatacatatatatttatatgtgtgtatatgtatataaaatgtacacatatatatgaacatacaacTTGTGGAGTACTTGGTATATTTACATcaattatttattcaatttacatctGATTTctgccccctcccatttcctgcTCACACGATTCCTCTACTATCCCACTTACCCGTCTCCTCTGGGCAGGTGGGGGACCCTGGGTACCCCCTCACGCTGGCACATCAAGTATCTGCAAGGCAGGGTGAatactcttccactgaggccagataagttAGTCCAATTAGGGGGAAAGGATCCCACACAGAAACAACAGAtgctattcatttttattagtgcCAAGAAGAGGTGTTTCTATGTCTCATTAAAATTATCACTCTAATTATTGGCACCAATTACAAAGAAGCAACAaggaatttctaaaacatttcacatcatttattattattattattattattattatcattattattatggtTCTTATGTATAAGTGTGAGTGTGACTGTAGAAATGTGCACATAAGTGCTCTTGGAAGCTAGAGACCTCAACTACCCTGGAGTTGAAgctacagacaattgtgagctacaTTATAGGTGTGCTGAGTTTTGAATTGCTGCCCccaagtcctctagaagaggagccagtgctatCAACAGCTACACCACTACTCTAGCCCCAcaacatatatattttaacacTGAGAAGTACTCGTCATGTTACATACAGGAGTACATAAATGCATAGAATTTTCCATTCATTGGACCTTGGACTGCATGACAATGACTTGACTATTTTAAGAATGCAGGGgacctagagagatggttcaacagtaaAATGCacgactgctcctccagaggatccaggtttggttctcaacatccacatgatggctcatgagCATTTGTAAcatctaattaaaacaaaaacaaaagccagtgattgtttgttgttgttgttaaaactGTGATGCTAGTATACAACGTTATTCCCCAAACTAGTTTGGTCCACATAGGGACCTATGGGATTGTCAGGACTACATacaatatgtgtatgtatgtgtgtatatatatacatatatatatatatatatatatatatatatatatatccagaaattgtctatattgtatatataatccAGAAATGAATTGCATATATAATCCAGAAATTGTCTAGGGATTTTTAAATCGAGACCATTCTGTATCTTTTTGTCTAATGTACTTATCATGAGCTAGCATGGCTGCTGAGAGATCCACATAAAGGTGGTCATGGAAAGAGACAGAGGGCATACTGACAGACACATCCATTGATGAAGTTTATTACAAAGccatttttggattttggggAAAGTACTGATACAGGGAGTAAGCAAGACATCATTAAACTGCTTAGGAGAGATTAGAAATCTTATTTAAGTGGTTATAGTCACAAAGGCTTCAAAGGCAGCATTTCCTTATCTCCTTCCATATTTATTACAGAATTGCCGATAAAACATACCACAGTATAAAAACACACACTTTCATATAATAGTTGTACCTGCAAGAAAATCAGTAGAACATTTcatatttatgtaaaatatttgcaaatgcaCACCTGTACTCATAAACTACAGGAAGAACATCCAGAGAAAGAGATAGCAAGCAATTGTACTGACTCCCACAATTTAAGAAGCCATGGTTCCTTGCATCATGGGATAAGTTTCTCTGGAAAGCCAACCCAGGCTAAAGGGCACCCAGTGATGCCAGGGCCAGGATCAAAGCCCTTCCATCTTCTTCAGAGCCAACATTGAGATTGAAAACGTCAACTCAGTGTGACACTGTGGGCCAAAGGTTCATGCTCTTGTTCAGTGAGTGAGAAATTCCTCACTCACCAGAACCACCAGAATACTGACTCAGGCAGTGTTCAAACCATCCTTCAAATCAGTCCACAGAGCGACCCAAAGTCCTGTGTCACTATCCATCACCCCATTTGTCTCTTCAGGGCCCCCATGACCTCcttgttcctcaggctgtagatgaatGGGTTCAGAACAGGGGTAACAATTGAGTAGAAAACAGCCACCACTTTGTCCCTTCCAGGAGAATGCAAGGAGTGTGGCTGTGTGTAGGTGGAGAGGCCAGTGacatagaacaggctggccacaGTCAGGTGTGAGGAGCAGGTGGACACAGCTCTACTCTGTCCCTGCCCTGAACCCATCTGGAATACAACAACCAACACCCGAGCATAGGAAGCTACAATGGCCAGGAAGGGTAATAGCAGAACAACAAGGCCACTCACGAGGATTGTAAGCTCATATTGGGATGTGTCTTCACACACCAgtggcaggagagatggcacCTCACAGAAAAAGTGGTTAACAATTCTAGATCTACAGAAGGGAAGTTGAAACACATACATTGTGTGCACTAAAGCATTGACAGAAGTGCTGCTCCAGGCACTTGCGACCATGGAGCAGCAGAACTTCCAGTTCATGAGCACAGGGTAGTGCAGGGGCCGGCAGATGGCTATGTACCTGTCATAGGACATGAAGCCCAGCAGGAGAGCTTCACATCCAGCAAGGTTGAAAAACATAAAGACTTGGATCTCACATCCAAGAAAAGAAATGGTCTTGGTGTCTGACAGGAAGTTGGCTGCCATCTTGGGCACAGTGGTGGAGATGTACATCATGTCAATGATGGAGAGCTGGCTGAGGAGGAAGTACATGGGAGTGTGGAGTCTTTTGTCCAGCCTGATGAGGTGGACCAGTGTGATGTTGCCTATGAGAGCCACTGCAAAGAGGATGGCAATGACTGTGAAGAGGAAGGTGTCCATTTGTCCATACTGGAAAAGGCCAACCAAGATGAAGTCTGCCCCACAGCTGTGGTTTCCTGTCTCCATGACTTAGAGTGAACCATCAGAGCCGATCCAATCTGGAAAGGGCATGGCCTGCTGAGGACTGTTCTTTAAGAGGAAATGTCAATTATTACATAGGATAGTTTTCCTGAATAAATTTTGAGCACTGTCTCTTTaggacatatatgtgtgtttgtgtgtgtgtgtgtgtgtgtgtgtgtgttaaagatagtcattttcagttatttttgatatttttaattttgtttaagatgCTGTGTCATATGTATTAATGCAAAACTTTGCTGTTTCTGTGCATGCCTGACACACTCAGCTTTGAAACAGGATTTTGAATTCTGTGTCCTTCCCATTTCTACATAGATGGAGTCTTCAATCTTACTTTTAAACCAAATTTATTCATAAGTTATAactgaggaaaaaagaagaaaaattttttGAGATcacagaacaaaatttaaataatcaCAAAATTAGCAGTTATATAATTCTCAGCAAAACTTCTATACATGCTACAGATCCTTTCTCGTGAGAGACTGGAGTCAGGTCTCCTTCTGTGACAGACAGCATTCACCCAGTTCTGTTATCCATGTGATAAAAGTATTGAAAGGAGAGTCTTAGGAAATCAAAACACACAATGTGTACAGGAAATGAACAAAGTCCTGATATCATTGtgcaatttaaaaattacaaagatGTAGTATGTCTACAAGAGGTTTACATAATGCAAGAAAACATGTGAAATTATACTAAGCATTTTACtacattatacatattttattcatCTTTTGCATAAAACGAGTAGACTATTTTCAAGTAGCAGAGGAATAGGCAACATTTTTCAAACTCTCAAAATATGATTtataaaaaagaattcaagagAAATTAATAGTGCAACATAGAACATGGATATTTCTTTTTGTATAAAGACATCAGTTATCCTGCATCTCCCCACTGTTCACTAAGACAATAAAATGTTAGACTGTCCACAGTTTTGGTTTGCTCCTCAATTATCGTGAGTGTCAGGTATTATCAGGAGCCTGGTAGCTGTCACTGCTGAAAGTGTGGTGTTACATGCTATATATTCTAtagtccatgtgtgtgtgcatctgtgtgcatgcatgggtatgtgcctgtgtgtctgtgtgaatgtgtgttacTGGGACGAAATGCCTGGCCTTGGCAAGCACTGTGACCCTGAGGTATACCTTAGTAATTGTTTTGTGAGGCTTGCTTAGTAGCTCAGattcttcctcatcttccatcCTTTCCTGACTTTCCTTAGTGCCGGGATAAAGGCTGGACCACCAAGACCAGccctgccctggcttccatcATTAGAAGCTTAGTCAGTGACTGCTGAATCCTTACATATGttaaagtgtttttttaatgCTGTGAAATTGGAAAGGgtaaattttcctttctcttcattaCAGTAAGAGCagaatttttgcttttgttcaaTATGTTGAAAATCACCTAGTTTGGTTTCTCATCCTCTAAAGACAAAACTTAGTCTGTggaagcagcaacagcagcccTGGGTCTGGAAGCCCCTCCCCAGGCAATCACAAGCACAATGTGTTTTAGGTATGACCACTTCATTTCAGAGGAAAGAGTCTGCTGGGGCAGCCCAGAGCAGTGGGCACACATGAGCTCCTTACTACTGAAAATCCTGTCACAACCACATCTTTTACCCAATGAGAGTGTATAAGGGTCATTTGGAATAAGTAGAAAACACGACCACTAGCCTGATGTTTATCCGTGCACACTGTATATACAGTACATATGTGTCAAACTATCACATTGCACCTCTGGAATTAATAAATTAAACCATAattttgaaatgataaaatattctaaatatgcTGAGAAATGGCATATTTTAGAGCAATCTTGTTATCTGGAACTGGGAGAGCCCCAGTCCCTTTCTCCTTGTGAGAAGGGTTAAATGTTCAAGAATACCAATGGACAGTGTTCATACACATAGACCTTGCAGATGGGTTTTAAAGCAATTGTTGGAATGTGCATCTAGCCAGGAGTTGATTCAACTCAAGAATCTGAATTGCAAGTAGAACAATCCACTTTATCCAATAATCCCGATACATACCTTCACCAGCCAGAGCACCACTCCTATAGGGTCTCCTCAACATGATCAATAGCAAATTCACCAGAGAATTCAGCTTTACTTCAGTAATTCCTTGACTCCAAGGCTCCTTTGTCAGCTAAGGGGTGTGCCATGA
Proteins encoded in this region:
- the LOC127695536 gene encoding olfactory receptor 2AK2-like, encoding METGNHSCGADFILVGLFQYGQMDTFLFTVIAILFAVALIGNITLVHLIRLDKRLHTPMYFLLSQLSIIDMMYISTTVPKMAANFLSDTKTISFLGCEIQVFMFFNLAGCEALLLGFMSYDRYIAICRPLHYPVLMNWKFCCSMVASAWSSTSVNALVHTMYVFQLPFCRSRIVNHFFCEVPSLLPLVCEDTSQYELTILVSGLVVLLLPFLAIVASYARVLVVVFQMGSGQGQSRAVSTCSSHLTVASLFYVTGLSTYTQPHSLHSPGRDKVVAVFYSIVTPVLNPFIYSLRNKEVMGALKRQMG